The genomic region CTTCCCACGGCATTATGTCACCTGCATCTAGAACGATTTCACAAGATTAGCGGACAATTTTCATGGGAGAAATGTGAAGTGCAGAGTCAAATTAGCCACAGATTGCTCCGGGGAACAATTTTGCGTTTGCAGGAATGTTAGATTGTTTACCTTCAGAGTTCAGAGCATATCAAgcctctgtttcttcttcttctcccaccTCCCCGTCCTGCACGAAGCCACCACCCATCTCACAAATCCAATCCCAGACCTCCACCGGCACGGGCATGACCGACAGCCGGGCCTGCCGGATGAGCGCGAAGTCCTTCATCCCCTCcatctcccccgccgccgccgccttcttgaTCTCCTCCAGCGACACGGGCCTCCGGAGCTCCCCGACGGCGCGCACGTCCACAGCGCCGCCGGCCGTCGCCTCCCCCTCCTGGCCCTCGTACCACTCCCTGGCGACCTCGACGACGCCCACCACGCGGCGCGACGCGGCGCCGGCGCCCGAGTGGTAGAAGAGGCAGCGGTCGCCGCGGCGCATCGCGCGGAGGTTGTTCATGGCCTGGTGGTTGCGCACGCCGTCCCACGGCCCGACGCCGCCCGGCGCGCCCGCCTGGTCCGACCACGACCACTCCCCCGGCTCCGTCTTCAGCAGCCAGTACTTGCTTGCGGCCGGCGCTGCTCCTTTCTTGCCGGCCGCCGGCGCGGCTTTTTTGCCGGCAGCGGTCGTGGCGGGCACTGCTTTCTTGCCGGCCGCGGGCGCGGCTTTCTTGGCGGCAGCGGTCGTGGCGGGCACTGCTTTCTTGCCGGCGGCGGGCGCTGCTTTCTtgctggcggcggtggcggcggtggcgccgcGAGCTGCTTTCCTCGGCATCCTGTGAGGGTTCAGGgctgcggcgatcgccggagcAGGCAAGGATCTTATATTGGCGGGAAATTGGGCGCTAGGGATTGAGAACGCGCGGGGAATCCCTACCATGGCGATGGCTCCCGCTTCCCCTGCTCTCAAAGCCTAAAGCGAAACAGGCAGTCCAGACTAGGCCGTGCCGGGCTGGGCTGACAACAAGCCCTCCTTTCTACGGGCCACAAAACTTGCCAAGTAAAGCCCACTAGGATAACCAGGCCGAACAAGCACTGACAAGGTTTGGCGACGCTAGGCAGCTGGGGTTTGTACCTTGCCTAAAAAATACGGGTTTGAACCGACGAAATGAAACTGAATTCAAACAAAAGTATGACCAAAATGATGGATTGGATTCGAATTCATTCTGTACATGGTACAAATGATACCTTCCAGTACCAAAGCTACGGCAGCTAATTCAAGCAAAGCTAACAAAAAACGAGGCTATCGAATAAACCCAAGTACACTTCACATCACTGTATTTAGTTTCAGAATTGTTTCTCTGCGATTGATCAAGGGAAGTATGGCGACATTGACTCAGCGAAACATGAAGATTCCTCCGTTAAGTCGACCCAGTTTGGCCTTCTTTTGCCGCCTGATCTTGCTGCTGCTTCTCTGCCCAGTACTTCTGGAGCGGCGGCCCAAATATCACATTCCCAGAAATCACTCCGGCCCTGAGGCATTTGCAAGGCAGAATGACCAAGTTAGAAGCGGGTATGCGACGATAATGAAGTACCAGCACTGCACATCGCAAAATAACACTTGCACAGAGCAATGATATTCAATAGCTACAATGGAAATAACCACAGTTTTAGGGATGTAACACTTGCACAGACCGATGACAATTCATGAATGTGTGACAGCATCTGACCAGATCATTGATGTAAGGTGCAGTTCTAGGGATGCAACCTTAACAATGTGATGCCTCGTGTTATCAACAAACCACATTTTACAAGCAGTTTTCATCCCAATCTACACATTAAACCTTGTGCCAGCCACATTACTGCAAAAAGACACATTCCACTACCAACAGCTACTGAACAAAATAATGTTATTGCAGCATATAACCCAAGACATGCATTTTTGTACTAGGGCAGTGGAAGTATCTGCAATCTTTGAACAAAAAATTGGGACTTTGCCTCAAGGAAATTAACACAAGTTCAAGACAGTAATTAGGGTGACCAGGTATTCTAATGGCAGCTATGTCACATGATTAGGAGAAGAGGGGAGAGAACTCATAAGGGGGAatatggccttcagaaaacttcaTTTCTTGATTACCATATC from Triticum aestivum cultivar Chinese Spring chromosome 4A, IWGSC CS RefSeq v2.1, whole genome shotgun sequence harbors:
- the LOC123087301 gene encoding thymocyte nuclear protein 1; the protein is MVGIPRAFSIPSAQFPANIRSLPAPAIAAALNPHRMPRKAARGATAATAASKKAAPAAGKKAVPATTAAAKKAAPAAGKKAVPATTAAGKKAAPAAGKKGAAPAASKYWLLKTEPGEWSWSDQAGAPGGVGPWDGVRNHQAMNNLRAMRRGDRCLFYHSGAGAASRRVVGVVEVAREWYEGQEGEATAGGAVDVRAVGELRRPVSLEEIKKAAAAGEMEGMKDFALIRQARLSVMPVPVEVWDWICEMGGGFVQDGEVGEEEETEA